From the Cetobacterium somerae ATCC BAA-474 genome, the window CCATGAGCTAATTCGTGTAGTACCAAAGAAAATAGTAAAATTATAACCTTTAAAACAATCATTTTTATCACCTCGCATAAATAGCTTAACACAACTATAATTCTAATGTCAAATATGGAATTTCACTTAGTAATTCAATACTCTTTATTAAAATTATATAAGTATAATTTACCAATGAAATTGTTAAAAATTCTAAATAAAAATTTGATAAAAATATTGTCATAAAACTTATCATTATAAAAACTGATGCTATTGGAATTATAATTAAATTACTAAAAACTGAAAACAAAGGAATCGTATTAAAAAATATATAAAAAATTGGTGTCATACAAAGTTGAATTGTTAATGTCATTAATAGTGTATTTAATACCTTATTTAAATATTTACTTCTATATTTTTTTATTTTAGGAATTTTTTCATAAATAAAAATTATAGAAAATACTGCTATATATGACATCCAAAAAGATATGGAGTAAATCCATGTTGGAAAAATTAAAAGTGAACAACAAAAAGCTAATATAAAACTTTTTTTACTATTTACCTTCTCATATAAAATATTTCCTAATAAATAAATTGATCCCATTATATATGCTCTAAATATTGATGGCGATTTTCCAATGGAAATAACATATAATGTTAGAATGATAAAAACTAAAATATATCTTTTTCTTTTATTAATATTTAATTTTAATAATAACAATGACATTCCAGCAATAATTACCCCAATATGTAATCCAGATATTACTAATAAATGAGCTGTTCCTGTGTATCTAAACTTTTCCTTTACATCTTCATCTAATAAATATCCCTCTCCTAAGACTGTTGCTCTCAAAAAATGCTCTAAACTAAAAGAATAATCTGCACTTATTTTCTTTATTTTTTTTATAAAAAAATTTCTCAATATGTTCTCTTTATTTTTTACCTCTTCTGCCTCTATATTATATTGAACTCCCCATTTTGAAAACTTTATTTTCTTTACTTCTCCTAAAATAATTTTTTCTCCATCTTCTACTTTGTTTACTATAAAATACATATTTTTTACTGGATATTTTCCATTTATATTTTCAATTCTTCCTCTTCCTGCATCTACTCTACCAGTTAGTTCAATGATATCTCCTATCTCAATTTTCTCTTTAAACGTTGTCCAATACAACCTAAAAAAGAAAATTGAGGCAAAAATTATAATTAATGCCCCAATTTCTGTTTTTTTCAACACTCCTCCTATTCATTATATTTAAAATAAAATACATATGAGATTACAAAAGATACTGCTGAAAATATTGCCGATGAGTATATACCAAACTTTGTTACCTCTCCACTTCCTCTTAAAACAAGCATCAATGGTAATACAACTATTGAGACTAAAAATGCCATTTTTAAGAAAAATCCTTGAATTCCAAAGCAAACTCCTTCGATTCTATTATTTATTCTTTTACTTATTTTTTCACTTATATCACTCATCATTGCTGGTGGAAATATAAATGCTGCTCCTGATATTGGTATTCCTAAAAGTGCAAATATTAAAAATCCATATTTTACAGGTATTACTTTTCCTAATAATGATAAAGCTATTGTTAGTATTATTAATCCAACTAAGGATCCTAACATAATTTTTCTATATCCAAATTTTCTAGATAATTTATTTACTGGATAAAAAAATAAAGCTGAGGCTCCAAATAATAAAGCTGATGCTATTGTTATTGTCTCTTTTCCATATCCCATTATATCCTCTACATAATAGTTCATCATGGCTCTTAAAGAGTTAAATCCTACAAAGAAAAATAGTAATCCTAATAAATAATTCCTAAAATCTTTATCTTTTACCACTTCTTTTAAAATCTCTTTAATATTCCCAACATGTTCAACAGGTCTTGAGTATTTTTTTTCTGGAACTAAAAAAACAGTTACATACAGTCCTAAAACACATAAAATACTTAATGAAATAACCATACCTCTAATCCCAACTAATGTATCTCCTTTACCAAAATACTTAATTAAAACTCCTGGTAAAATCATTGCAATTGCACTGTACAATAATCTAAAAACTGACTGCCATGTAGACAAATCCAATCTCTCCTCTGAATTCTCTCCAATTTCTGGTATTAAAGCATTATATGGAGCTCCTACAATTGTATAAAATGTAAAAAATAAAGATCCTATAAGCGCTAAATAGATAAATGTTCCTTTTTCACTTATCATTGGTGGATAGAAAAAGGCTACTGTCGTTATAGCTAGTGGAATAGCTCCTACGGCAATAAATGGTATTCTTCTTCCCCATCTACTATTAAATTTATCTGATAAATATCCTACTACTGGATCTGAAATCATATCTACTACTCTTGAAATAGCTAATGCCAATGATATTAAAACAGGTGTTAAAAATGGTTTAAGTCCTGAGTTTTCCGGTGGAAGATAAAAATATAAAATCCATTGTGCAAATATTTGATCCACAATGGCATAACTTACTCCTACTCCATAAAATATCTGTGTTGTTAAAGGTATTCTTCGCTTCAAATTTTTTCCTCCTCTATCAATTTTAGTAAGTAATTTTTTTGGT encodes:
- a CDS encoding ComEC/Rec2 family competence protein; amino-acid sequence: MKKTEIGALIIIFASIFFFRLYWTTFKEKIEIGDIIELTGRVDAGRGRIENINGKYPVKNMYFIVNKVEDGEKIILGEVKKIKFSKWGVQYNIEAEEVKNKENILRNFFIKKIKKISADYSFSLEHFLRATVLGEGYLLDEDVKEKFRYTGTAHLLVISGLHIGVIIAGMSLLLLKLNINKRKRYILVFIILTLYVISIGKSPSIFRAYIMGSIYLLGNILYEKVNSKKSFILAFCCSLLIFPTWIYSISFWMSYIAVFSIIFIYEKIPKIKKYRSKYLNKVLNTLLMTLTIQLCMTPIFYIFFNTIPLFSVFSNLIIIPIASVFIMISFMTIFLSNFYLEFLTISLVNYTYIILIKSIELLSEIPYLTLEL
- a CDS encoding MFS transporter; this translates as MKRRIPLTTQIFYGVGVSYAIVDQIFAQWILYFYLPPENSGLKPFLTPVLISLALAISRVVDMISDPVVGYLSDKFNSRWGRRIPFIAVGAIPLAITTVAFFYPPMISEKGTFIYLALIGSLFFTFYTIVGAPYNALIPEIGENSEERLDLSTWQSVFRLLYSAIAMILPGVLIKYFGKGDTLVGIRGMVISLSILCVLGLYVTVFLVPEKKYSRPVEHVGNIKEILKEVVKDKDFRNYLLGLLFFFVGFNSLRAMMNYYVEDIMGYGKETITIASALLFGASALFFYPVNKLSRKFGYRKIMLGSLVGLIILTIALSLLGKVIPVKYGFLIFALLGIPISGAAFIFPPAMMSDISEKISKRINNRIEGVCFGIQGFFLKMAFLVSIVVLPLMLVLRGSGEVTKFGIYSSAIFSAVSFVISYVFYFKYNE